ATAACTATATAATTCACCAGGAGTAAAATGTTTTGATGGATTATCGAGGAAAGCTTGTATTATTAATTTTCTTTGGTGAGTTGTTTTATAACCTTCGCCTTCTAAAATTTCTTTAATATACTCTATCTTATTTGGCACCATATCTTTCCTCCTATATAGTACTATATTTATTTAAAATCTATTTAAAAAAGCGACCATAAATAGAACTGACATCCTACTGACAGCCTAAATATAGCCGCTTGATTACTTAATTAACAACTAGTAATTATTCACCACATTCCCCATGATGTTCATGTCTTTCGCAAACCTCGTCAGTAGATTCTAGGTTTCCACTTAAATAACTGTTCATAGCTAGGTCAGCTTCACCAGTAGCACCAGTTATTACTTCTATACCATTTTGCTTAAATAGAACTTGTGCAGTGTTACCCATACCTCCAGTTATAATTACATTAATTCCTTTTTCAGCTAAATACTTTGGTAAAAATCCTGGTCTATGTCCTGGATTAGGAACAAAATGACTATTCTTAACTTCACTATTTTCTACTTCATAGAAGTTAAATCCTTCACAATGTCCAAAATGTTGCGAAACGCTTTTTCCATCAACTGCAATGGCCACTTTCATATAAT
This genomic window from Caldisalinibacter kiritimatiensis contains:
- a CDS encoding NifB/NifX family molybdenum-iron cluster-binding protein, with product MKVAIAVDGKSVSQHFGHCEGFNFYEVENSEVKNSHFVPNPGHRPGFLPKYLAEKGINVIITGGMGNTAQVLFKQNGIEVITGATGEADLAMNSYLSGNLESTDEVCERHEHHGECGE